The genomic DNA GTATCTTCACAGTAAATTCTGCCGTTATCAAAGAACTGCTTGAAATGCTTTTCCAGTACACACTGCTAGGCAGCTTCCTCTCCTTGGCATGTACTGTAATTCCTCTCTAACTATATGGcaggatgtggaggagaaacacTCATTTAAGGTGGTTCCCTCACTTCTAAGTAAAAGCTTGCATCTCACTTAAGCTAACTCTGTCTGTCAGGCCTGACCAGCTTAAGCGTTCTCTGTTAATAAAGTAGCAGCCTGCATTTGCTAAGATAGAACCATATCAATTCTACCTGATGGTGCATGGACTTTTGATTAGGCAAGTATGGATATATACATACAAATCCCTGAAATCTGAAAAGCACACATATTTGACATTGTAAATGTTTAGATATTCAAAACTGTAGTTCACAGGATACTTCAGAACTATACAAATAGATAGTCCAACTGATGTGTATGAATGCTGCAACTGGGCCTTCCTATGTGATCTGCTATGTCCATGATGTGAGCAGGTCTCCCAGCGGCGTTGGATCCGGTTCCTCCCCTTCTGAGGAGGCGGAGTCATGGTCCTGGTGCGGACGCTTCCTGCGGCGTGTCCTCTGGACCTCACTACCTCTGCAGCTGCTCCTCCTGCTGCTACTGGCGGCCACGACCTGCCTGGTGCCCGCGTACCAGGACGACTACAGCTGCACACACTCGAACACCTTCACCCACTCCTTCCATCCTACGCTCAGTTACACCCACGGGCCTCCACCTGTGTGAGCGTTTCTGGAACACTGATGTCTCATAGATGTTACTCTGCCTAGACAACTAACACCACTACACTGGCAGCCAAAGCCGACTACTCTGTCTTTGTGTAGCTAAACACAGCTGCTAGGTTTACATCTAATGTAGATATTAAGAAGAAGCTTGTTGCACTGAAAATTAATACCATAAATAATAATGGTAAGACAGATGGTTGTTGGTTATGCACTGCAAGATAGGCAGACATTAATGGTATTAATACAGATCTTCCAAATTAAAAAAAAGCAGAAAAAGATATTTATCAAAGTATTTTGACTGATTATCAGTGGATGTTCACTGTGGATTAGTCCTGTTGGAAATACTGGTTCATGACCAGTTCATGTGACAAAGCTGTAATATTTTTCCCTCTTCTTTTTTAATCATGAAAAGTACTGAGTTGACTTGGTGATATAGATATAGTCTTTGGAATTACTTAGAAAGAATGGAATACTtgtaaaataacattttaaagaaCTATATATTGCAACTattttttatatgtatttttgGCATGTGATATTATTTTGCTTTTAAAGTTGTTCATTGTTTTTCTCGATTTGTCATTGTTAAACTTTAACTAACCTGCTATATCAAAGTTAAATGTCAGATATTCAGTATTGTATGGAAAATCATGGATACCATAGATATATTATCTATGTACAGTTTGCTAAGGCCTAGGAAACCTTTGCATTGAAAATAGAGATGCTATATAAACTTGTTTTTTATTATCCTATTAgcccaaaacaaaaatattaaaaaataaaaagttgcTGATATTTTGAGTTCTGTTTATTTGGTGTGGATACGTAATTAATTCCTAAGCATAAAAACTCATAAAACCTAAAGTTTTTCATCTCCAGTCCAAACACTTTAAATGTCCTAATTCaaatcaaatacatttttatccaATAAGATGAATCAGGACGTAAACCACAAAATTCCTTTTTAATGACCTCCTAAAAATAAATCTCTGAGACGAGTTCATAAACATTGTTCAACCATTGTCATAACATGCACCATTATTACCTATTAAATACCATTTATAATTTGCCACTGATTTTGAACGAACCAACATAAGGCCCAAGTGTCACATGGTCCTCAGGGTGTAGTtctggagggaggtggagacagGGCCAGTGGTTCAGGTACAAGGGGACCAgctgtgtgggtggagcaggtaGCGACTGGAGCCCCGTAGGGCCCATAGCGCAGTGCTCCACACTGGCACGCCAGGCGCGGTTGGAGGCAGCTTGAGTGAATCAGAACCTCCAACCGTTTGATGACCTCACTGCTGGGCGTGGTGGATGGCATGTCCACCCCCAACATTTGTGACACCACAATGCAGAAGTCCAGCAGCTGACATGGGAAACACACCAAGTTATCGTCCTATTGACAGAAGGGCGAGGCATGCACAAATATAATGCTAAGATCAACAGGAATGTCAATGCAGTCCATAGCGGTGAGTGGGTGACCGTACACTGTACCTGTTTCTCCCTGTGGGCCAGTTCTGCCATGGTGCTGGCCTGGCCGTGGAGGATCCTCTGGGCTTGCTGGAGCTCGTGGCTGGCTTTGTACTCCTGGTTCTGCAGCTCTGTCTTTACTGTGCTAAGTCTCTTTGCCACTTTTGCCTTGTTCTTCTCAAGTTTGTCCAGACACTTACTCTGCTCCTCAATGGTCTGGCTCTGTTCCATCACTCTAATCTTATTGCACCAAACACAGTAAAACCTGAGCTATCAGGGTTTTTTATGTTCACAAAATACAAATGCAAAATTCACAATATTTTAATGCCACAATACAACTTATGTCCTATACAATATCTTAAAAATCTTATTATACAATTCATACATTCTGGAGGGTTTTAGATTGTAGATATGTGTAGTAGATACATTTATACatttccatatatatatatatatatatacacgtggCTAAATGACTCTGCCTCTGGCCGGCTTGTGGGCGGGAGCTCTCTTCCCTTCTACCTTCAGCTCGTTGGTGTGGGACAGCTGGGCCTTCAGCTCCGTGCTGGAGAAGCACATGACGCTCAGCTGAGCCTGAAGATGCTCCACCTTCTTCTGCAGCTTCCTGCTGGCCAAGGTGGCGTCGTCGCGTTCAACGGCGAGAGCCGAGCgactcctcttctcctcctccagctggGCCACCTTCCTCCTCAGCAACACTATGTGCAGCTCCTTGCTCTCCAacctctccctctgctccttcACCTTTCACCCAAAACAACAGAGATCATCTCAGTGTGCCCCAGGAATCGCTGGAGCAGTTAGGAGAACAGGGGAGTTCAAGCGTGTCTTCGTACCATTATAGAGAAACCTGTTATACCACAGTCCACTGTGTTCTCCAACAGTTTTCTAACCTTTTTCTGAAGACTGTAGACCAGAGTTTTGGTTTCGACTACTGCACTCCCCTCTTGTCTTGTAAGTTGTTCTGCTCGTGTCAGCAGAGCCTCAAGTCTCATGTCAAAGCCCAGATCTGTGGCTACACGCTCTATCTTCATTCTCTCTGAAAGCTGCTCCAGAAACTGCAGGTACTGCACAAAAATCAAGAAAAACTAAATGGATAACTGAACCCTGTCAGGCACTTCTAACTTTCACTGTTGTGGCATTATTAGAATATCAAAACATAAACCAACTCTTCTACGCTGGTAAGAAAACTACAGTAGCTGGAGGACCCTGTAAACACCTGTCAGCTCACCTGCTGTTTCTCGTCTCTCAGCCCATCTTTGCTGACTCCTGCTGTCAGCAGCTCGGTCTCCAGCTCCTGCATCCTGCTTTGGAAGTGCCGGGCCTTCACCTCTGTGGCTCTCAGCAGCTCTGTCTGCTTGGCAAGCTCGCACGACCCCTCAGCCAGCCTGGCCTCCAGCTCAGCCACGGCCTGGAGCAGAGGGACCGGCACTTATTCAAAGTGTCAGAGATAAGTGAATGCAAAGAATAAAAAGCATTGTTTCTGTTTGAGAATTTAACATTACCTCATTACTGCTCTTCTCTTTTCTGCATATTTCTCTGAGTCTCTCCAGAATGTGTTCTTCTCTGGTCAGAGCAGTTGCAGACTGAGCCCCAAGCAGAACTTCCACCTCCTTCCTGAAGGTCTCCGTGCGACTTTGCAATGCCCGGACCTCATTTTGGCATCTGAGGAGCGTGTGCTCCAGGTCCTGAGCATGCTTGCTGTGGCAGCTGTACTCCTGGCTAACAGCAGCTAGCGCCAGCTCACGCTCCTGCAGTTTCTTTCCCAGGCTGCGACGCTCCTCTTCCAGACTCTGCTCCCTCAGCATCGCATGCTCAAGCTCCTGAGAAGCACAACAATAACATGGCTGTTCTCCTCCGGCCGAGGCACTACGTTTGCCGGATCGTAGCTGCTCATGGTTGACGTGTCAGAAACGAAGAGTTACCTGTCTGACTGAGTTCAGGTCGCTAACACGGGCTGCTGAGATTTTCTGTTCACGGTCCACATCAGCCACCAGTCGTCTCACCGTCTCCCTGCTGGCCTTGGACTCCACCTCGTGACATTTCACACTCTCCTCCAGGGCACTTATCTGtgtcttctgtctgtctctctctttgcagCACTGATCTACCTGAAGATGCAAGTGTGCTTTATTAACAAAGAGAATAATACAAGTCCCCATTGAAAGCATTCATCATGCACTCACCAAAGAGACAATGGTCTCCGTGGGTTTGCCACTCCTGTCTACATCAATGGAGAGTTTGCTGGCTAATCGGGACACAAGCTCCTCCCACCTCGCCTGTAAATCGCTTGCCTGCTGCTTTGCCATGTCCCATTCTCCAAGATATTCTCTAGAAAAACACATTCAATGGTTCAACTCTAAACTATTTTTATATGTCAGAGGTGCTAATTGTGGTATAATGTATCAAATGAGCAGAACAACCCAGTGCTTACTTAGATTTGATCTCCATTTGTAGCTGTCTCCGTTTCATCTCCTCATTCTCTTTGGTAAGCACTTGTAATTTCATATCCATAATGCTTTTGGAGGAGGCAATGGCGTTAATCTCTTGTTCTGTGT from Brachyhypopomus gauderio isolate BG-103 unplaced genomic scaffold, BGAUD_0.2 sc168, whole genome shotgun sequence includes the following:
- the LOC143501304 gene encoding coiled-coil domain-containing protein 170-like produces the protein MEESVMQQHLVHYKQATESAREDLAALQAKYQRLQTQLQDCQSKSSSQEAVVLDMREAIDRHKETEARQTSLISSLRERIHNTEQEINAIASSKSIMDMKLQVLTKENEEMKRRQLQMEIKSKEYLGEWDMAKQQASDLQARWEELVSRLASKLSIDVDRSGKPTETIVSLVDQCCKERDRQKTQISALEESVKCHEVESKASRETVRRLVADVDREQKISAARVSDLNSVRQELEHAMLREQSLEEERRSLGKKLQERELALAAVSQEYSCHSKHAQDLEHTLLRCQNEVRALQSRTETFRKEVEVLLGAQSATALTREEHILERLREICRKEKSSNEAVAELEARLAEGSCELAKQTELLRATEVKARHFQSRMQELETELLTAGVSKDGLRDEKQQYLQFLEQLSERMKIERVATDLGFDMRLEALLTRAEQLTRQEGSAVVETKTLVYSLQKKVKEQRERLESKELHIVLLRRKVAQLEEEKRSRSALAVERDDATLASRKLQKKVEHLQAQLSVMCFSSTELKAQLSHTNELKIRVMEQSQTIEEQSKCLDKLEKNKAKVAKRLSTVKTELQNQEYKASHELQQAQRILHGQASTMAELAHREKQLLDFCIVVSQMLGVDMPSTTPSSEVIKRLEVLIHSSCLQPRLACQCGALRYGPYGAPVATCSTHTAGPLVPEPLALSPPPSRTTP